The DNA window tattttttgtgggacatgagagcacatcagacctatcgaatttcattctgaatacgaagcatgtctttctgatatcaataattttcattttttgaaaatcacaatataatacaaattttatgacaaattatataaatttgatatttttcaaatttttgatatataacagtcctcgaagtaaattatataaatctaatgatatattcttaaagtgtatgtagcagggaggaaaagccgacggtcaattgaaaattttgacctttcatattgaagatatggattttttcccaaaagacctaaatttttttggtgttttgggaaaaaatccatatcttcaatacgaaaggtcaaaattttcaattgatcgtcggcttttcatcccacctacatacactttaagtttaaatcatcagatttataaagtttacttctagtactgttaaatatcaaaaatatcaatttttaatgatttgccataaaatgtgtatcaaattgcgaatttcaaaaaatcacaattatttgatatcagaatgacattcttcgtattcagaatgcaattcgatatgtctgatgtgctctaatgccccaaaataaatactgtccaaacgttcataccccagcccttaagggatcatgagtatttttttttctttcagagtGTAAGGGAGGTGGAAGATGTAATTGTAATGGGAAAGGTGTTGCGAAAGATGGAGGTCTTTTGTCAGACGAGGATGCATTGCCAGTCACATCGGTGTACATTGGTGGTCTTGGGGCAGGACAATCGGCAAAATTTACTGTTGGACCACTAAAGTGTAAGTAGTGATGTATAAGTAAATGAACATCAgttaacatttgaaaaaatatgcctgctccccaaatgaaaaaaatgaaaaatctgtTTAGTATATTGTGCTAAACCTGACATGAATTTGTGTTTGTCTTATATCTTTACAATTCAcgtttttcggtaaatcccataaacctgAGATGTcttcatttgatgtcacgccgatgtgcacatcgcTTAGCGAATATCGTTACTGCGTATATGAAAGTAGTGACGTGCGCAGTAACCGTATGACGACATCAGCCGtttacccgcaaaggcttatgggatttaccgaaaagatgaATACaagacaatacaatacaatacaactgaaATTTATAAAGCGCCAAAAACCAAACAATTGTACTAAGGCGTTGATAAACAATTaaaccaaataaaattacagtccaTAGGCAACATTAAACAAATGGCTTTTCACAAAGTAGTTCTAATAATAACCAATCttgcatttttttacaattcaggtGATGGTGGTCCAACTCAAACGGAACCAGGTGAGTCATATACgaatattttaagggggtactacacccctacaactactgcactgacaattcagcaactcacggcaagtagttattgatttattgatcaaatattggttttccctcatttttgactgtaactccacaactgttgtctgttttgaaataaaatttcatgtgcagtagttgtagtccttgcccctataatatgcatatcttacttttcaccaatgcgctataatttttgagaaaaatgcaaaataggcacaaaattgggcaggggtgtagtacccccttaaatgtgatGTTAAAAGGTCTTTAAGGttcgatttctcgaagcttggctagtggtcaggcttcctaagccagcaggctagccctaccaatgaggatccatttattgatttatcttataggtgatgtatgatgtgaaattgtaagctcTGAGGACTAATTGGAGTTAAGTCTGAAGGCTTAGGAAGCCtggccactagccatgcttcgagaaactggCCCTAAGAGATCTGATGTTGACGACAAAGCAAATCTATAAATTTTCTGAAGTTGCTTGCTTTTTTCAAAGTTGCCTTTAAACCGCTTCTTTTTGGAAATAAATAttgcaaaaatatgaagaaagttAATGTTATGTCggcctttaaccccatgagaactacctgccgattggccaaaaagaggttttcagtatcaattggaccaatcagcaacattgttagaataacttCACcactatttgcaaagctccaaactgattggtgattaaagtgactatatcatataattgaccaatcagaggcaatgttagatcggcaggtagtacgtCAGCCTTTAAGATTGTGACTGTTCTGTTTGAAAAATCGACACACCCCTGTAAAAGCTTTAGCTGGttcttcacagagggagtattagtttaaaatatgtattccctaccgtctgatgatcggtatacccaatgatcgtaagtgagggtatgctgtgaaactagtagtaacggttgccttttccagaggtctatactttgaatttgtttttacgctcacctgtaatgggtttgagcacttttaattccaaagttagtcacctgaaaaataatacttgttatattccctatcttaaatagtatttttaagtaatagaatttatgtatgagtgatataaaacaaatattaactgtcttaaattcgtgtaatggtcgaaatataatcactcggtgaaatatgtattgttccattccactcgccgttccagctcgtggaatggaacaatccatctttcaccttgtgattatatttcgaccatcacactcaaagacagttaatatttgtatactatactatactttcATAACACAGCAAGCTGGGAGATTGTCAAtgttaaatatttgtttgtttgctcatAGGGCTTCAAACACATTTGCCCTTTTTCCTATTTGATAATAACATGAAGATTTGTTtacctttgtcatgtttgtagaaCCTCACGTTCGCGAATCACCTGGAGATTCGGCATACATCTGTACCCTGCCACCACTAAATGGCATGAGAAGATTTGAGTTTGAAGTTCGTGCGGACAGCGGTGGAGCAAGATTGTCATTGCAACCTGAAGAAAATAGTCCAGAAATGATTGAACTTGGTCAGTTTCATTTCATTACTTTATTGATTTTGTCATAAGGTGTTTTATGATTGATTCTAAACGCATGTTCATTTTGTCATGACATATCATTTACACACCGAACGCGCCAGAAAAGGTTTTAATATTTGTATTTACTAGTACAGGGCGCTCTGGGTTTGGAATTTTACATTCCAATGTTTTTCAGCATCCTTGAACCTGATATGATAAGAATTTAATTGGTTCatacgaggggtcgaaggtcacagtgggggcaaaacataaaaataatcccatcatgttaatgtatctcaaattgttcctctcatcacaaAGAAGAAAAAGTGAATTATCATATTTTTCTATGGTGCTTGGGTCGAATAGGTCTAAAGTCAAATATATCATACAAAGaggtgaaaattaaaaaattgtccgatttcatcgaaactggtctcaaattactccccttaacataataaatctcaaacatatactaaATTCACAATTCAATTGCATTTTTGAATTGTCATGGCCCCCTTAAGAGTTAATGCAGCCAGAGTCCAATAGAAATGtgtacaagcataacatttggcccataatttcatccgattctgaggttagacatttttcaaataaattagtttcctatttggtttgccgagaggaaaaatttaagacaaatttcgattgaatcggtgTATTTTGACAGATTGGCTATCTGCACGAGatatttgaggtattttgaggtatattacagcaTGGTAGAACATATATTAGCTTTTTGCCAAAATCTTCCAAAAAATCTCCCAATAGTGCCCTGTACTACTATGCAAATAACAAATTTATATACATGTCCCACATAATCTATCGGGAACACTAACCTTTTGctaattcgctgtcgaagttatgtaataatcggattaactaccatagtaacagatgaatacaatttttgcccGCACTGCAGGCAGGTTGCACTCATGTGTGTAGGTCtgcagattgaatacaatatggTGATGCCATATTAAACTTCCTGCACGAAGTTAGTGAACAACTTCGTCTGTCATCAACTACCTATACCTTCTGAATATAAAGTGTGATCTTATCTCATCAGTGGGTAGTGGCGGCAGGAGGATTTGTTTTTTCAGGGAAAATGGGTAGGAAGAAGGGTTTTTTTTCTCCGAACATTTGCTGaaacttaaaattaacattttgggcagaaaaagtggaaatgtctccttattgggctatttcaattgaaatacttacaaaccctatggaagacatgacctagatttcaagtggagtcactcatttacgtaatcctatttgaaatttacactctctctgtggaagattaaggtcatgacttccataaaAGGGAatagatttcaacaggaataccgTAGCCAATTTTAACTGGGGAAGAAAAGTGAGTGGAAGTAAGCAGCACGATTGGGGGATTATATCCTCCTTGCTGTCGCCCTTGTATGTCTACAACTAATTACCATATCTGTAATTGTCCACATGCATCCATTGATGCGATGGGTCCCGACGGAACACTTCAAACAGAGATTAGACGTACACCTGGTGGTTGTGCCACCCTTGTATGTCTACAACTAATTAACATATCTGTGTTTGTCCACATGTAGCCATTGATGTATTGGGTGAAGACGGAACACTTCAAACAGAGATTAGACGTACAGCTGGTGGCGATGCTATATTCCCTCctgtaaagaacaaaaaaaatattCCGCGACTAACACCAAACGTATTCAATGGTTTCTGGTGCAGTTTTGACCAAGGCCAACTTGAATGCGGTCAAATGAATGAAGCGTCCCAGGGCACGCCATTCATCAGTGAACCCATTCCTGAAGATTTGGCATGGTTACCAGACTTTCTCTGCTATACCACTGATGATAACCAACCTGGATATTGGAAGTTCCCAAGCTTCTACACTGAAGGTATATAATCATTCAATGTGTTTGGCAATTTACACCGCTTAGACCTAATATTCTGTCCACTAACAACGAATGGGGTATGAATCTGCCCTATAGGGATCGGGTAGTAACGTTTGCagagtatttttatgggacatgagagcaaattagacacatcaaattgcattctgaatacgaggaatgtccttctgatatcaaataattttgattttcctGAAATTCGtgataatacaatttttatggcaaatgattcaatattgatatttttcatattttttatatttaatagtccccgaagtaaactttctaatgatatgtatttaaggTGTATctggctgggaggaaaagtcgtccatcatttgaaaatgttgacctttcgtattgaagatataggcctacatcccccccaaaaaaaaaaaaaaagatttaaaattttAGTTAGAGCGATAGATAGAGAGAGACAAAGTGGagacattagagaatgaatttagagaaaaccttctgataattacaagcACTCGCTGACcagcaagaccttcccttttaatccgataagctgattatctatttgttttcatgaattggaagacattctttaatgtattactgagctcaatcatttgaaattactggagcgtgagccacccaggctggtggctcagcataatattttattaacagaaggctTTCTCCTAATGAAGAGAGAACGGGGGGGCAGAGAGAGATAGGGAGAGAAGGACAGAtaagggggagagggagagattgaattttaaaatattgcacgCTTCGTGATATTTCGAAATGCGAAGAagatttttaaaatatgtttatattttGTCAGCTATCATAAATTCGGTTGCCATCGTTTTCATATCAACAaaatgttaagggtagacgaggtattgttggtcgaagcaacctaaaaatcgattttcattatctagatcaatatattattgaaaattaacaccttgatgttttgcaaacttgcttaatttattgttgttgatgagttatttacatattacaaacgtgttgttgtttcagccctctttacaacgtaactcaagaaccgcagtacctataaaagtatatctgggatatgttaattcttctacacgctcgctatgaattgagcaatacagtttttgccaaagctcactaccattcgtaagatgctgtgaactaccaaattacaacagtttaaaataattaataaccttaatttcAGAAATCATCAAATGTGAGCACAAAAGAGCTAATATCGACTGTGGCGATCGTTTCGTTGACATTCATTACGCTTACTACGGTCGCAATGACAAGAGCACCTGCCCTGCTAAAAAACGCCTAATGAAGGACACAGATTGTCGGGCAGACACCTCAATGGAGACTGTCGGTAAGAGGTGCCAGgggaaacaaaaatgcaaagttGAGGCAAAGAACGGCGCTTTTGGCGACCCATGTCGTGGAACATTCAAATACCTACGCATAAAATACAAGTGAGTGCGCTTGCCTTTCTTTTTGAAATAAACGATTCCAGTCCGATCACAttatgtaatgcgatcaagcaaaatcagacggaactcggaaatattgattttgagatatagccatacaaaggaaatattttcttttgtttcctgttgttttggaaactctttaattgctaatatctttggagatggttttttaattttaattgaattttctgcaaaattcagatttataaatgctttttacctattatcctataggaaactgaaaatttaatatttccgagttccgactgattgcAAAGATCTGGACAAGGGGGAGGATTTTATGCCTATGGATAAGTCGAAGAGCAAAgattattatttaatttgtgaTGTTGGCATAGAATAACAAAATCCTGAGTATGTTAAAATTTTcgtccaattttaattttgttattctttattcaaaataatattaGTCATAACTGTCGGGAAGGTTTTCTGTCCATATCAAGCTTAAATAAGAAGGAAAGTGACAAAACCATACTGGCTATTATTTTGATCGTTTTAGCGTTTTATGGCGGACATAAAACTCAACAAATTCGGCTGATTCCAGTTAGGTGGAAGTAGGgacatgtaaacattacaaatattccaaaaatattataagatcgtatattaggcccatgaaagtcaattctgcGTTTTtcgtcacttttttttccaggttggtgaggtgaatttttcattttacattatttcatcagatttcattattgacctaaaatgcgtgttgatttaaagcaaaatggaaataaatgcgacgaagaaattttcacgaaagatagggactagaaaagttagaaaagagcctggttttgcttccaagttatgaatttatatgttttacaaacaaaattatatgtttccaattgctaaaacactgatactttgaaaataatgaattattttggcattttgaacatttgacgcgggtattttggtttccaaaaagtgacgcgggcgggggacgataaactcggaatcgactttcacgcgccttatggCTTTAATTGATATTTAAAGTTTAAAGTGTCAAATCAAttattagagaggttgcgattcccaaacgccgtgatcgtacgcccgtACCCCTATTTATTCAAATTCACTCCCCTGTGACGGTGCGAGGTCGTTTATACAGCCAGTATTGACGCTTCTGCATGTACGACAACGTAGGAAATGTGCAcaatttgtccgttttacaataatatactgcgccaagaaagtatccttacacttgtaaaaataatcacaatttcaaaaccgaaccatattggaataaatttgtttttgtaatagatgcacgatgtaattctgcacattatgacaccacattgaatccaatgtgacctcaagaagtaaagttacaagcaattgaatggacgaaagtccagttttaaaaatgacaatCTGGCCTATACAAgccgcaaaaagattccaacaagcgcaacaaagagacaacacattttctttaatgaagctttatttaaatcagttttttttttcagtttttatttctctgtacttttcataactttctttttatttgtcagttcttttgtttcagttttcttttgttcctttgttttaaattaaagacatgcataaattagccatacaccactctcaaaccagatgtctagtccgtgaagTTTGAATAGGCaaaattgtcacttttaaaattggaccttcgtttaacaaatgcttgtaactttgcttcttgaagtcacattggattcaatggtcttgaaattgtgattttttttccaagtgtaaggatactttcttggcgcagtatatgtcaCGTGTCATATCAAAACGAGACACTTTTGTGCATGCTATCAATTGTGAGTGTTTTACATGGGGGTCCTGGCTAAAACTGAAAAATATGGTGAAGGAAA is part of the Amphiura filiformis unplaced genomic scaffold, Afil_fr2py scaffold_165, whole genome shotgun sequence genome and encodes:
- the LOC140145183 gene encoding uncharacterized protein translates to MERILLLVLFMVVSTNAEGLGCNVPRSCADLRAAGFTASGEFMIDPDGKNNGEEPFLVECDLENGVTIVHHDKEQRNQKVKGPDKEAPGSLQVPITYTPSIDQIKGLVGLSGDCTQNLQYTCTRAAIYKNDEQMTWWTNRNGEKMANWGGATSGVTGCACSADGKECKGGGRCNCNGKGVAKDGGLLSDEDALPVTSVYIGGLGAGQSAKFTVGPLKCDGGPTQTEPEPHVRESPGDSAYICTLPPLNGMRRFEFEVRADSGGARLSLQPEENSPEMIELAIDVLGEDGTLQTEIRRTAGGDAIFPPVKNKKNIPRLTPNVFNGFWCSFDQGQLECGQMNEASQGTPFISEPIPEDLAWLPDFLCYTTDDNQPGYWKFPSFYTEEIIKCEHKRANIDCGDRFVDIHYAYYGRNDKSTCPAKKRLMKDTDCRADTSMETVGKRCQGKQKCKVEAKNGAFGDPCRGTFKYLRIKYKCTDIPVPKTFATGPCRDNPCAPGSTCVAKKNGKYECLCGNNKSGKNCDEGQSMCKASGDPHYTDFNGRKFDFQGDCTYVLARPVGENPPWEVHAKTNHHRQKRKSQKPTRSL